A region of Egicoccus sp. AB-alg6-2 DNA encodes the following proteins:
- a CDS encoding MarR family winged helix-turn-helix transcriptional regulator, which produces MSTDTAPAATGHARIPAQRLAAWRAFLEAHARVTDVLGRELREQVQLPLAWYDVLVHLQEADGHRLRMQELAEAVLLSKSGLTRLVDRMESEGLVQRAACPDDRRGTFAELTPQGLQMLRSTAPTHLRGVDEHFTSLLEDDEVEVLIRALDRIASRARGTDTTA; this is translated from the coding sequence ATGAGCACCGACACCGCCCCCGCCGCCACCGGCCATGCCCGCATCCCCGCCCAGCGGCTGGCCGCCTGGCGGGCATTTCTGGAGGCGCACGCCCGCGTCACCGATGTCCTCGGCCGCGAACTGCGTGAACAGGTCCAGCTGCCGCTGGCCTGGTACGACGTCCTGGTCCACCTGCAGGAGGCCGACGGGCACCGCCTGCGGATGCAGGAACTCGCCGAGGCCGTGCTGTTGTCCAAGAGCGGATTGACCCGCCTGGTCGACCGCATGGAGTCCGAGGGGCTGGTCCAGCGGGCCGCGTGCCCGGACGATCGCCGCGGGACCTTCGCCGAACTGACGCCGCAGGGTCTGCAGATGCTGCGCTCGACGGCACCGACGCACCTGCGCGGCGTCGACGAGCACTTCACGTCGCTGCTCGAGGACGACGAGGTCGAGGTGCTCATCCGGGCGCTGGACCGCATCGCCTCGCGCGCACGGGGCACCGACACGACCGCCTGA
- a CDS encoding Fpg/Nei family DNA glycosylase, whose product MPEGDTIHRAAAALRPVLVGRALTRVELPRLRPPLPRPGATVTRVEARGKHLLVHTDEGLVVHTHLRMTGSWHVYRPGERWQKSPRSARVVLGVAGATAVCFAAPVVEVLDQQGLARHPTLRRLGPDLCEPRADLDDVLARLDRQDPGRPIGEVLLDQSVACGIGNVYRCDVAFLHGLDPHLPLAAVPVEVRRAVYDTAARLLRRNLESSSRTTVTGAPVGTLWVYGRGGAPCRRCGSAIRAGHLGEQQRLVYWCPRCQPADGSGHVDARGTEVAATPERRDRPGPHG is encoded by the coding sequence ATGCCCGAGGGAGACACGATCCATCGCGCCGCAGCGGCGCTCCGCCCCGTCCTCGTCGGCCGGGCGCTCACCCGGGTCGAACTCCCCCGCCTGCGTCCACCACTGCCCCGCCCGGGCGCCACCGTCACGCGCGTCGAGGCGCGAGGCAAGCACCTGCTCGTCCACACCGACGAAGGCCTGGTGGTGCACACTCATCTGCGAATGACGGGGTCGTGGCACGTCTACCGGCCGGGCGAGCGGTGGCAGAAGTCGCCGCGGTCGGCCCGGGTGGTCCTGGGCGTTGCGGGCGCCACCGCGGTCTGCTTCGCCGCCCCCGTGGTCGAGGTCCTCGACCAGCAGGGCCTGGCCCGACATCCCACGCTGCGCCGCTTGGGGCCCGACCTGTGCGAACCGCGGGCCGACCTCGACGACGTCCTCGCGCGACTCGACCGCCAGGATCCCGGGCGTCCCATCGGCGAGGTCCTGCTGGACCAGTCGGTGGCCTGCGGGATCGGCAACGTCTACCGGTGTGACGTGGCGTTCCTGCACGGTCTCGACCCCCATCTGCCGCTGGCGGCCGTTCCAGTCGAGGTGCGACGCGCCGTCTACGACACGGCGGCGCGCCTGCTGCGCCGCAACCTGGAATCGTCCTCGCGCACGACGGTCACCGGTGCACCCGTCGGGACCCTGTGGGTGTACGGGCGCGGCGGGGCACCGTGTCGGCGGTGCGGGAGCGCGATCCGTGCTGGCCACCTGGGCGAGCAACAGCGGCTGGTGTACTGGTGCCCGCGCTGCCAGCCGGCGGACGGCAGCGGCCACGTCGACGCCCGCGGTACCGAGGTGGCCGCAACGCCGGAGCGGAGGGATCGCCCCGGGCCGCATGGGTAG
- a CDS encoding DUF1931 domain-containing protein, with protein MAESLIVQSKVKEAVKGLELRMDSSLPDALNEKISALLQDAAKRAKENGRGTLRPYDL; from the coding sequence ATGGCGGAATCACTCATCGTGCAGAGCAAGGTCAAGGAGGCCGTCAAGGGTCTCGAGCTCCGGATGGACTCGAGCCTCCCGGACGCGCTGAACGAGAAGATCAGCGCGCTGCTCCAGGACGCTGCCAAGCGTGCCAAGGAGAACGGCCGCGGGACCCTGCGGCCCTACGACCTGTAG